From a region of the Candidatus Pelagibacter sp. FZCC0015 genome:
- a CDS encoding NADH-quinone oxidoreductase subunit M: MNFPILSSLILLPTVGALFLFFTKDKEGNNSTAKYVALFTTIVNFLISIYLWISFDQSTSNFQFIEDRTWIEGFINYKVGVDGISILFIILTTFITPLCIISVNNSVKNRLRDFLIAILIMESFMIGVFCALDLVVFYLFFEAGLIPMFLIIGIWGGPKRVYSAFKFFLYTLLGSVLMLVAIISIYWITGTTDVIQLYELGIDAKYQNLLWLAFFSSFAVKTPMWPVHTWLPDAHVEAPTAGSVLLAAILLKMAGYGFIRFSLGLFPVASEVFTPLIYTLSVIAIIFTSFIALMQEDMKKLIAYSSVAHMGFVTLGIFTLQQQGIEGSIIQMISHGLVSAALFLCVGVVYDRMHSRMINSYGGIVTIIPKYSILFMLFTLAALGLPGTSGFIGEFLILMGAFKDNFLVAVIASLGVILGAAYMLWLYKRVVFGKLVNEDLKKMFDLNRSEYLILSFLAVPTLFFGFYPDPLINTIEVSVTDLINMHNSNIASK; encoded by the coding sequence ATGAATTTTCCTATTCTTTCATCTTTAATATTATTACCAACAGTTGGCGCTTTATTTTTATTTTTTACTAAAGATAAAGAAGGAAATAATTCAACTGCTAAATATGTTGCTTTATTCACGACCATAGTAAATTTTTTAATTTCGATTTATCTGTGGATTTCTTTCGACCAATCAACTTCTAATTTTCAATTTATAGAAGATAGAACGTGGATTGAAGGTTTTATTAATTATAAAGTTGGTGTTGATGGTATTTCAATTTTATTTATTATTTTAACTACATTCATAACTCCGTTATGCATTATATCTGTAAATAATTCCGTCAAAAATAGATTAAGAGATTTTTTAATTGCAATCCTAATCATGGAAAGTTTCATGATTGGTGTTTTTTGTGCACTTGATTTAGTTGTATTCTATTTATTTTTTGAAGCAGGATTAATTCCAATGTTTTTAATTATCGGAATTTGGGGTGGTCCAAAAAGAGTTTATTCAGCTTTTAAATTCTTTTTATATACATTACTAGGTTCTGTTTTAATGTTAGTTGCAATAATTTCTATTTATTGGATTACAGGGACAACAGATGTTATTCAGCTTTATGAACTTGGTATAGATGCTAAATATCAAAATCTTTTATGGTTAGCATTCTTCAGCTCTTTTGCAGTTAAAACTCCTATGTGGCCAGTACATACTTGGTTACCAGATGCTCACGTTGAAGCTCCAACTGCAGGATCTGTATTGTTAGCAGCGATCTTATTAAAGATGGCAGGTTATGGTTTTATCAGATTTTCTCTAGGCTTATTTCCTGTTGCTTCAGAAGTTTTTACACCCTTAATTTATACTTTGAGTGTTATAGCAATCATATTCACTTCTTTCATTGCTCTAATGCAGGAAGATATGAAAAAGTTAATAGCTTATTCTTCTGTTGCTCACATGGGATTTGTGACATTAGGAATATTTACTCTTCAGCAACAAGGAATTGAAGGGAGTATTATTCAAATGATTAGTCATGGTTTAGTTTCAGCTGCACTTTTCTTATGTGTTGGTGTTGTCTACGATCGGATGCATTCAAGGATGATCAATTCGTATGGAGGAATAGTTACAATAATACCTAAATATTCAATTTTATTTATGTTGTTTACATTGGCAGCATTGGGATTACCGGGGACAAGTGGATTTATAGGAGAATTTTTAATTTTAATGGGTGCTTTTAAGGATAATTTCCTAGTAGCTGTAATTGCTAGTTTAGGAGTAATACTTGGAGCAGCATATATGCTTTGGTTGTACAAAAGAGTTGTTTTTGGAAAGCTAGTTAACGAAGACCTTAAGAAGATGTTTGATTTAAATAGATCGGAATATCTGATTTTATCTTTTCTAGCAGTTCCAACTTTATTCTTCGGATTTTATCCAGATCCGTTGATAAATACTATAGAAGTTTCTGTGACTGATCTAATTAATATGCATAACTCAAATATAGCTAGTAAATAA
- a CDS encoding biotin--[acetyl-CoA-carboxylase] ligase yields MKLKKFKFKKVKSTNNTAIRIIKGTKYNLGMVVAETQVNGRGQYGRKWISLKGNLFISFFNELNKTKLSINEITKINCLLVKKLLSLFTSKKILFKKPNDLLIDKKKISGILQEVIFVRDKKFLITGIGINIKKNPIIRNYPATNLQEVTKKSISKLIVENKLKQLFEKNLSKMYKI; encoded by the coding sequence ATGAAATTAAAAAAATTTAAATTTAAAAAAGTTAAAAGCACAAATAATACTGCAATAAGAATTATCAAAGGAACTAAATACAACTTAGGTATGGTTGTTGCTGAAACACAAGTAAATGGTAGAGGACAGTATGGAAGAAAATGGATATCATTAAAAGGAAATTTATTTATCTCTTTTTTTAATGAACTAAATAAAACGAAACTATCGATTAATGAGATAACAAAAATCAATTGTCTTTTAGTTAAAAAATTACTTTCGTTGTTTACAAGTAAAAAAATTTTATTTAAAAAACCGAACGACTTATTAATTGATAAAAAAAAAATTAGTGGCATTTTACAAGAAGTTATATTTGTAAGAGATAAAAAATTTTTAATTACTGGTATAGGCATAAATATTAAAAAAAATCCAATTATAAGGAATTATCCTGCCACAAACTTGCAAGAGGTAACTAAAAAAAGTATTAGTAAATTAATTGTAGAAAATAAACTAAAACAACTTTTTGAAAAAAATTTATCAAAAATGTATAAAATTTAA
- the nuoL gene encoding NADH-quinone oxidoreductase subunit L, with the protein MELSIIFLPLIASIISGFFGRYIGDRNSEIVTSALVSISALLSIHVLYQVIVNQYEENIVIATWISSGSLDVNWSMLIDPLSAVMLVVVTSVSALVHIYSIGYMSHDPHKPRFMAYLSLFTFAMLMLVTSDNFIQLFFGWEGVGLCSYFLIGFWFKKESANAAAIKAFVVNRVGDFGFALGIFLIFYLFGTVNYSEVFQQIPTVVDKNLSFLGFEVKAIDLVCLLLFIGAMGKSAQILLHTWLPDAMEGPTPVSALIHAATMVTAGVFLVVRCSPIYEYSPLILNFITIVGMTTAFFAATVALVQTDIKKIIAYSTCSQLGYMFFAAGVGAYNVAMFHLFTHAFFKALLFLGSGSVIHAFKDEQNINNMGGVWKKLPYTYALMIIGTLALTGFPFLSGFYSKDAIIEFAYLKGNTTGYYAAGIGIITAFLTSIYSWRLIFKTFHGEYNNKEIKIEETHESPLVMLIPLFILSIGAVFAGFLFKGLFIGHGENLFWAESIKFLEPLSTEHPPLWFLLLTPCLVLLSIPIAYYLFVKNKELPNSIASMNQPLYNFLVNKWYFDELYDVLFIKSSKKLGLFLWKFCDGTIIDGFGPDGISSFIKKCSIKATKFQSGYIYQYAFVMLLGFSALLTFLIVK; encoded by the coding sequence ATGGAACTATCGATTATATTTCTTCCACTTATTGCATCAATTATATCAGGCTTTTTTGGTAGATATATCGGTGATAGAAACTCTGAAATAGTAACAAGTGCTCTAGTTTCAATTTCTGCACTCTTATCAATTCATGTTCTTTATCAAGTAATTGTAAATCAATACGAAGAAAATATAGTTATAGCTACCTGGATAAGCTCGGGTTCACTTGATGTAAATTGGTCAATGTTAATTGATCCTTTATCAGCAGTAATGTTAGTAGTTGTAACTTCCGTATCTGCTTTAGTGCATATCTATTCAATTGGTTACATGTCCCATGATCCTCATAAACCAAGGTTTATGGCTTATTTATCATTATTCACATTTGCAATGTTGATGCTTGTAACATCAGACAATTTCATTCAACTATTTTTTGGTTGGGAAGGTGTTGGTCTTTGTTCTTACTTTCTAATTGGTTTTTGGTTTAAAAAAGAAAGTGCAAATGCTGCCGCCATAAAAGCATTTGTTGTAAACAGAGTAGGTGACTTTGGTTTTGCTTTAGGAATATTTTTAATATTTTATTTATTTGGAACTGTTAATTACTCGGAAGTTTTTCAACAAATTCCAACAGTTGTAGATAAAAATTTATCATTTTTAGGTTTTGAAGTTAAAGCAATAGACTTAGTTTGTTTACTTTTGTTTATTGGAGCAATGGGTAAATCTGCTCAGATATTACTTCATACATGGTTGCCTGATGCTATGGAAGGTCCAACCCCAGTTTCTGCGTTAATTCACGCAGCAACGATGGTAACAGCTGGTGTTTTCTTAGTAGTAAGATGCTCTCCAATTTACGAATATTCACCATTAATACTAAATTTTATAACTATCGTTGGAATGACTACAGCATTCTTTGCGGCAACGGTTGCTCTGGTTCAAACAGATATAAAAAAAATTATTGCTTACTCTACTTGTAGCCAACTTGGCTATATGTTTTTTGCAGCTGGAGTAGGTGCATATAATGTTGCTATGTTTCACTTATTTACTCATGCATTTTTTAAAGCCTTATTATTTTTAGGATCTGGTTCGGTAATCCACGCATTTAAGGATGAGCAAAATATTAACAACATGGGAGGTGTGTGGAAAAAGCTACCATATACCTATGCTTTAATGATAATAGGAACACTTGCTTTAACTGGTTTTCCATTTTTATCAGGATTTTATTCTAAAGACGCAATTATAGAATTTGCATATTTAAAAGGTAATACGACTGGTTATTATGCAGCTGGGATTGGAATAATTACAGCATTTTTAACATCTATTTATTCATGGAGATTGATATTTAAAACTTTCCATGGAGAGTACAATAATAAAGAGATTAAGATAGAGGAAACACACGAGTCTCCATTAGTTATGCTTATTCCATTATTTATTCTTTCAATAGGAGCTGTGTTTGCTGGTTTTCTATTTAAAGGACTATTTATTGGTCATGGTGAGAATTTATTCTGGGCAGAATCTATTAAGTTTTTAGAGCCTTTGAGTACTGAGCATCCACCTTTATGGTTTTTGCTTTTAACACCGTGTTTGGTTTTATTATCTATTCCAATCGCCTATTACTTGTTTGTTAAGAACAAGGAATTACCTAATTCAATAGCTTCAATGAATCAACCTTTGTATAATTTTTTGGTTAACAAATGGTACTTCGATGAGTTGTATGATGTTTTGTTTATTAAATCTTCAAAAAAACTAGGCTTATTTTTATGGAAGTTTTGTGATGGAACTATAATCGATGGTTTTGGTCCTGATGGAATTTCCTCTTTTATAAAAAAATGTTCAATTAAAGCAACTAAATTTCAAAGTGGTTATATCTACCAATATGCATTTGTAATGTTGTTAGGTTTCTCTGCTTTACTAACCTTTTTAATAGTTAAATAA
- the nuoN gene encoding NADH-quinone oxidoreductase subunit NuoN, giving the protein MENLNLVLPEIFISLSIMFLLVLGVFKKNSSKIIFNLSLFAILITAIITINETFSVSRETLFNESVVIDTMSSLMKIITLIGGFLVLVISSSYLKTFKIYNIEYPVLILSSILGMMVMISSNDLIVFYMGLELQSLALYVLATYNRDQLKSSEAGLKYFVLSALSSGLLLYGCSLVYGFSGSTNFDVISNQLNSNEYVLTFGIVFILVGLAFKISAVPFHMWAPDVYEGSPTTVTLFFTMVPKIAALTVFIRFLYVPFLNLIDQWQMIIIFLSIASMVFGAVAAIGQTNIKRLIAYSSIGHIGYTLAGLATASNEGIQSSIIYISIYVVMNLALFSCLLMLRRKDQYYENIEDLSGLSKNHPLLSLCLLVILFSLAGIPPLAGFFAKFYVFKAVLEQSMFFLAIVGLLSTVVAAFYYLRIIKIIYFDKEKDKYDTDHSIWLKFSLTVSTILILLYFIFPSQLIEVVSRINII; this is encoded by the coding sequence ATGGAAAATTTAAATTTAGTATTACCTGAAATATTTATTTCACTTTCAATAATGTTTTTACTTGTATTGGGTGTTTTTAAAAAAAATAGTTCAAAAATAATTTTCAATCTATCTTTGTTTGCAATTTTAATTACAGCAATAATAACAATAAACGAAACATTCTCGGTTAGTAGGGAAACTTTGTTTAATGAAAGTGTTGTGATTGACACCATGTCCTCACTAATGAAAATTATAACTTTAATTGGGGGTTTTTTAGTTTTAGTTATTTCATCAAGCTATTTAAAAACATTTAAAATATACAATATCGAATACCCAGTTCTTATTTTGAGCTCTATTCTCGGTATGATGGTAATGATTAGTTCAAATGATTTAATTGTTTTTTATATGGGTTTAGAATTACAATCACTAGCTCTTTACGTACTAGCAACATATAATAGAGATCAACTAAAATCATCCGAAGCTGGTTTGAAATATTTTGTTTTGAGTGCACTATCTTCAGGATTGTTATTATATGGATGTTCTTTAGTTTATGGTTTTTCAGGCTCAACTAATTTTGATGTAATATCAAATCAATTAAATTCTAATGAATATGTTTTAACATTTGGAATCGTATTTATCTTAGTTGGTTTAGCATTTAAAATTTCTGCAGTTCCATTTCATATGTGGGCACCTGATGTTTACGAAGGGTCACCAACAACTGTAACTTTATTTTTTACAATGGTTCCAAAGATCGCTGCTTTAACTGTATTTATAAGATTTTTATATGTTCCTTTCCTAAATTTAATTGATCAATGGCAAATGATTATAATTTTCTTGTCAATTGCTTCTATGGTTTTTGGAGCTGTTGCAGCAATAGGGCAAACTAATATTAAAAGACTAATTGCTTATAGTTCTATTGGACATATTGGTTACACATTGGCAGGACTAGCCACAGCTTCGAACGAAGGAATTCAAAGTTCTATAATTTATATTTCAATATACGTAGTTATGAATTTAGCTCTTTTCTCTTGTCTATTGATGTTAAGAAGAAAGGATCAATATTATGAGAATATTGAGGATCTCTCAGGATTATCAAAAAACCATCCACTTTTATCTTTATGCTTGCTTGTAATACTCTTTTCTTTAGCAGGTATTCCGCCTCTAGCAGGTTTCTTTGCTAAGTTCTATGTTTTTAAAGCTGTATTAGAACAATCAATGTTTTTCTTAGCTATAGTAGGATTGTTATCTACAGTAGTTGCAGCTTTTTATTATTTAAGAATTATAAAAATAATTTACTTTGATAAAGAAAAAGATAAATACGATACGGACCATAGCATATGGTTAAAATTTTCACTTACAGTTTCAACGATATTAATTCTTTTATACTTCATATTCCCAAGTCAGTTAATAGAAGTTGTTTCAAGAATTAATATTATTTGA